The window CCGCCCGCCAGGCCGCCGCCCTCGTCGCGCCCCATTAGCGGGCGAATCGGCACGGGCGGGTTCACAGCGCGCGCCTACACGACGGCCCTAGGGTCGAGGGCATGGCGAACCCCGCGGGCCAGGAGCATCTGTCACTGTCGACCCAGGACCTGCGCGACCTGCGCGACGACCTGCAGCGGTTCCTGCTGGAGTATCGGTTCGGGCTGCAGGAGGTCGAGACGAAGATCTCGATCCTGCGCGACGAATTCGCGAATATGCACGCGTACAACCCCATCGAGCACGTCACCAGCCGGGTGAAGTCGCCCGACAGCCTCGTCGAGAAGGTGGTGCGCAAGGGCATCGCCGCCGACTTCGACACCATCCGCGCGAACATCACCGACGTCGCCGGGGTGCGCATCACCTGCAGCTTCCGCGCCGACGCCTACCGTCTGTTCGACCTGCTCACCGCGCAGTCCGACATCACCGTGATCGCCGTGAAGGACTACATCGCCGAACCCAAACCCAACGGGTACCAGAGCCTGCACGCGATCGTCCAGGTGCCGGTGTACCTGTCCACCGGTCCGGTGCACGTGCCGGTGGAGATCCAGTTCCGCACCATCGCGATGGATTTCTGGGCCAGCCTCGAGCACAAGATCTACTACAAGTACGACCGGCAGGTGCCCGACTCGCTGCTGGCCGAACTGAAGGATGCCGCCGACTCGGCGGCCGCGCTGGACGAGCGGATGCAGCGCCTGCACCTCGAGCTGCACGGCCCCGGCCGCGGGCCGGTGGTCCGGCCGGTCTGAGCGGACCCGCTCGCGCCCGGGCAGAATGGGGCGCGTGGCGCACGAGGATCTCGACGAAGTGGCGGCGCAGCTGTATGCGCTGACGCCGGCGGAGTTCACCGCCGCCCGGAACGCCCGCGCGGCTGCGGCGTCGGGCGAGCTGGCCAAGGCCATCCGCGCACTGCGCAAACCGGTCGTGTCGGCCTACGCCGTCGACCTGCTGGTGGCGGAGGGACAGCTGGGCGAGGCGCTGGACCTCGCCGCGGCGTTGCGCGAGGCGCAGGACGACCTGGATGCCGCCGAGCTCACCCGCCTCAGCCGCGAACGGCGGGCGCTGGTCGCCGCGCTCGCGCGCCGAGCCGCGGGACTGGCGGGCGACCGCGGCGTCGCCGTCAGCGCCGCGGCGGCCCTCGAGATCGAGTCGACGATCGATGCCGCGGTGCGCGATGCCGCAGCCGCCGCCGCCGTGCTCACCGGGCGCCTGGTCAGGCCGCTGTCGGCCACGGGCGTTGACCCGGTCGACCTCGACGACGCCGTCGGCGGCACGATCCCCGGCGTCGCCGAGCGCCCCGCCCCGCCGCCGCGCGACGACCTTGCCGAACGCCGTGCCCGCCGCGCCGCGGAGAAGGCGCTGCGGGAGGCGGAGCGGGAGGCATCCGAGGCCGAACGCCGGCTCGCCCGCGTCGAGGCGACGCTGACGAAGGCGCGCGAGCGTGCCGACCACCTGGCGGAGCGCGTCGAGGAGTTGCAGGCAGACCTTCATCGTGTGCAGGCGGATGCCGCCGCCGCCGACTCCGCCGTGGCGAGCGTGGAAGCCGAGCGAACGGATGCCGCGGAGGCCGCCCGCGCCGCCCGCCGCGGCGCCGACAGCGCGCAGCAGGCCGTCGAGAGCGTGACCGCGCGTGGCTAGGGTGTGGTCCGGGGAAGACGACGAACAGCAGGAGGAAGACGCATGAGCGTTGCGCTTTCGACCCTGTTCGCCGACGCCCGCTCCCGCCTGGCAGGGCTCTCCCGCGATCGGCTCGGGACGCACCTGCCCGGGCGGCGGGTGTTCGGCATCTCCCGCGCTGCGCGCATCGTGCCGGCCGGCGACGCCTGGCACCTGGGCGTGCTGCTGCTGACCGACGACGCGGTGCTGGCCACCGGCGACATCGTGCGGGCGCGGTGGGAGGTGCGACGCGGCTACACCGCGCAGTCGCAGCGCGAACGCGCCGAGCTCGAGGCGGCCGCCTTCCGCGGCGGCTTCACCGAGGGGGCGGTCGTGCACATCGGCTGGCGGATGCTCGACCTCGACGCGGTCGCACGGGGCGAGGCATCCGGCCCGCTCGCGCTGCAGGGCGACGTGCCCAGCGTGCGCTGGAGCGCAGCCGGCGGGTACCGGCCGCTCGAGGGCTATCTCGCCGAGCACATCGAGCTGCTGCGGCGCCCACCGCTGCGCTCGTCCTGAACGGGAACGGGGACTGTCCGCGCGTTTGTCAAGCGGCGTTTCGCGGTAACACGCGCCGACTAGTGTTGCCGAGGTGCAGACATGGCCTGGATCCGCTTATCCCCTCGGTGCGACCTTCGACGGTAATGGAACGAACTTCGCCATCTTCAGTGAGGGGGCCGAGCGCGTCGAATTGTGTCTGTTCGGCGACCGCGGCAAAGAGACGCGCGTCGAGCTCGTGGACGTCGATGCGTTCGTGTGGCACGCGTACCTGCCCACCGTGCAGCCGGGTCAGCGCTACGGCTACCGCGTGCACGGCGAGTACGACCCGTCGTCCGGAAAGCGGTTCAACCCGAACAAGCTGCTGCTGGACCCCTACGCCAAGGCCGTCGACGGTGAGGTGACGTGGGGCCAGGAGGTGTTCGGGTACCCGTTCGGGGACCCCGACGGCCGCAACGACGAAGACTCGGCCGCAACGATGATGAAGGGCGTGGTGGTCAACCCGTTCTTCGACTGGTCGGGCGACCGTCAGCCGAAGACCCCCTACGCCGAGTCGGTCATCTACGAGGCGCATGTGAAGGGTCTCACCCAGCTGCACCCTGATATCCCGGAGGAGATCCGCGGCAGCTACAGCGCCATCGCGCACCCCGCGATCATCGAGCACTTGAAGAAGCTCGGCGTCACCGCGATCGAACTCATGCCGGTGCACCAGTTCGTCAACGACTCGACCCTGCAGGACAAGGGCCTGTCCAACTACTGGGGCTACAACACCATCGCGTTCTTCGCGCCGCAGAACACCTACTCCGCCTCCGGCGCTCACGGCCAGCAGGTGCAGGAGTTCAAGGGAATGGTGCGGGCACTGCACGCCGCCGGCATCGAAGTGATCCTCGACGTGGTCTACAACCACACCGCCGAGGGCAACCACCTGGGCCCGACCCTCTCGATGCGCGGCATCGACAACGAGGCGTACTACCGGCTCGAGGACGACGACAAGCGGTACTACACCGACTACACCGGCACCGGCAACAGCCTCAACGTCGGCAGCCCCCACACGCTGCAGTTGATCATGGATTCGCTGCGGTACTGGGTGCTGGAGATGCACGTCGACGGCTTCCGCTTCGACCTGGCGGCCACGCTCGCCCGCGAGTTCTACGACGTCGACCGGCTGGCGGCGTTCTTCGAGCTCGTCCAGCAGGATCCGGTGGTCTCGCAGGTCAAGCTCATCGCCGAACCGTGGGACATCGGCCCCGGCGGCTACCAGGTGGGCAACTTCCCGCCGCAGTGGACGGAGTGGAACGGCAAGTACCGCGACACGGTGCGCGACTTCTGGCGCGGCGAGCCGCAGGCCCTGGGTGAGTTCGCGTCCCGGGTCACCGGTTCGGCCGACCTGTACGAGCACTCCGGGCGCCGCCCGGTGGCATCCATCAACTTCGTCACCGCCCACGACGGCTTCACCCTCCGCGACCTGGTGTCGTACAACGAGAAGCACAACGACGCCAACGGTGAAGACGGCCGGGACGGCGAATCGCACAACCGCTCCTACAACTTCGGCGTCGAAGGCCCCACCGACGACCCCGAGGTCCTCACGCTGCGCGCCCGTCAGCAGCGCAACTTCATCGCGACGCTGCTGCTGAGCCAGGGCGTGCCCATGCTGCTGCACGGCGACGAGCTCGGCCGTACGCAGCGGGGCAACAACAACGGCTACGCGCAGGACAACGAACTGACCTGGGTGCACTGGGACGCCATCGATCAGCCGCTGGTGGAGTTCACCAGCGCCCTGGTGAGGTTGCGCCGCGAGCACCCTGCGTTCCGCCGCAGCCGGTTCTTCAACGGCCGCCCGGTGCGCCGCGCAGAGGGCGAGCCGGTGCCCGACATCGTGTGGATGCGCCCCGACGGCACCGCGATGCAGCCCGAGGACTGGGACTCCGGGTTCGGCCGCGCGATCGGCATGTTCCTCAACGGCGCCGGCATCAAGGAGCGCGACCGCCGCGGTGAGCCGATCAGCGACCGGCACTTCTTCGTGCTGTTCAACGCCGGCGACGAGACCGTCGACTTCCACATCCCCGACGTCGAGTTCAGCCCGCGCTGGGACGTACTCGTGGACACGGCGGGCACGATGGCCGACAGCGACCCCGTCGACCCCGGCGACGACATCGTCGTGCAGCCGAAGTCGCTGGTCGTGCTGCGCGAGCACTCGCTCCCGGAGGTGGAGGCCGACCACTCGGTGTCAGCGTCGCTCGCGGCCAACACCGGCATCATCGACGAGATCCCCAGCGCCGCGCCCAAGGGCGAGGTGGGCCGGTGACCGAGGCGCACCCCGCTTCGACCTACCGGCTGCAGATTCGACCCGCGTTCGACCTGGATGCCGCAGCAGAGCTCACCGGCTACCTGCGCGACCTCGGGGTCGACTGGGCGTACCTGTCGCCGCTGCTGAAGGCGACGCCCGGATCGGATCACGGCTATGACGTCGTCGATCCGACCCAGGTGGACCCCGCCCGCGGCGGCGCCGCGGGCCTGGACCGGTTCGCGGCCGCGGCGCGGGAAGCAGGTCTCGGCATCCTCGTCGACATCGTCCCCAACCACATGGGAATCTCGCAGCCTGCCGAGAACCCGTGGTGGTGGGATGTGCTGACCCACGGCCGGGGCAGCGCGCACGCCGACGCCTTCGACATCGACTGGGAGTACGGCGGCGGCCGGGTGCGGGTGCCGATCCTCGGCGCCGAACTGCCTGAGGTCCTCGCCGCCGGTGAGCTCGTCGTCGACGCGGATGCCGGACTCGTGCGCTATCACGATCACGCGCTTCCGCTGGCGCCCGGGTCGCTCGACGGCTCCGACCCGGCCGACGTGGCCGCAGTGCTGGCGCGTCAGCACTGGGAACTGATGTTCTGGCGCCGGGAGGCGGCAGAGTTGAACTACCGCCGCTTCTTCGCCGTCACGACCCTCGCCGGGGTGCGGGTGGAGCAGCCCGCGGTGTTCGACCAGGCGCACGTCGAGATCCTCCGCTGGGTGCGTGACGGCCTCGTCGACGGCCTGCGGATCGACCACCCGGACGGTCTTGCCGATCCCGGCGGCTACCTCGACCGGCTGGCCGAGGCCACCGACGGGGTCTATGTGCTGGTGGAGAAGATCCTCGAGCACGCCGCGACCGACCACGCCGAGGCGCTGCCGGGCTGGTGGCAGACCGCCGGCACGACCGGCTACAACGCGATGGCCGAGGTCGACCGCGTGCTGATCGACCCCCAGGGCGAAGTGGGGTTGAACCGGATCGACCACGCACTGCGCGCCGAGACCGGGGTGGCGCCGCTGACCAGCTACGCCGACCTCGTGCACGACACGAAGCGGATGATCGCCGACACCATCCAGCAGGCTGAGATCGCCCGGCTGGTGCGGGTGCTGGCGGGGCTGGACACCGGTATCGACGCGGACGACG is drawn from Microbacterium sp. zg-B96 and contains these coding sequences:
- the glgX gene encoding glycogen debranching protein GlgX is translated as MQTWPGSAYPLGATFDGNGTNFAIFSEGAERVELCLFGDRGKETRVELVDVDAFVWHAYLPTVQPGQRYGYRVHGEYDPSSGKRFNPNKLLLDPYAKAVDGEVTWGQEVFGYPFGDPDGRNDEDSAATMMKGVVVNPFFDWSGDRQPKTPYAESVIYEAHVKGLTQLHPDIPEEIRGSYSAIAHPAIIEHLKKLGVTAIELMPVHQFVNDSTLQDKGLSNYWGYNTIAFFAPQNTYSASGAHGQQVQEFKGMVRALHAAGIEVILDVVYNHTAEGNHLGPTLSMRGIDNEAYYRLEDDDKRYYTDYTGTGNSLNVGSPHTLQLIMDSLRYWVLEMHVDGFRFDLAATLAREFYDVDRLAAFFELVQQDPVVSQVKLIAEPWDIGPGGYQVGNFPPQWTEWNGKYRDTVRDFWRGEPQALGEFASRVTGSADLYEHSGRRPVASINFVTAHDGFTLRDLVSYNEKHNDANGEDGRDGESHNRSYNFGVEGPTDDPEVLTLRARQQRNFIATLLLSQGVPMLLHGDELGRTQRGNNNGYAQDNELTWVHWDAIDQPLVEFTSALVRLRREHPAFRRSRFFNGRPVRRAEGEPVPDIVWMRPDGTAMQPEDWDSGFGRAIGMFLNGAGIKERDRRGEPISDRHFFVLFNAGDETVDFHIPDVEFSPRWDVLVDTAGTMADSDPVDPGDDIVVQPKSLVVLREHSLPEVEADHSVSASLAANTGIIDEIPSAAPKGEVGR
- a CDS encoding glutaminase, whose translation is MSVALSTLFADARSRLAGLSRDRLGTHLPGRRVFGISRAARIVPAGDAWHLGVLLLTDDAVLATGDIVRARWEVRRGYTAQSQRERAELEAAAFRGGFTEGAVVHIGWRMLDLDAVARGEASGPLALQGDVPSVRWSAAGGYRPLEGYLAEHIELLRRPPLRSS
- a CDS encoding transposase, whose translation is MGRVAHEDLDEVAAQLYALTPAEFTAARNARAAAASGELAKAIRALRKPVVSAYAVDLLVAEGQLGEALDLAAALREAQDDLDAAELTRLSRERRALVAALARRAAGLAGDRGVAVSAAAALEIESTIDAAVRDAAAAAAVLTGRLVRPLSATGVDPVDLDDAVGGTIPGVAERPAPPPRDDLAERRARRAAEKALREAEREASEAERRLARVEATLTKARERADHLAERVEELQADLHRVQADAAAADSAVASVEAERTDAAEAARAARRGADSAQQAVESVTARG
- a CDS encoding GTP pyrophosphokinase family protein; this encodes MANPAGQEHLSLSTQDLRDLRDDLQRFLLEYRFGLQEVETKISILRDEFANMHAYNPIEHVTSRVKSPDSLVEKVVRKGIAADFDTIRANITDVAGVRITCSFRADAYRLFDLLTAQSDITVIAVKDYIAEPKPNGYQSLHAIVQVPVYLSTGPVHVPVEIQFRTIAMDFWASLEHKIYYKYDRQVPDSLLAELKDAADSAAALDERMQRLHLELHGPGRGPVVRPV